The window TCGATTATGGCACCGGCGCGCACGCCAACCAGATCCTCAAGGGCGTATCGATGCACCTGCAACGCGGCGAAGTGGTGGCCTTGCTGGGCCCTTCCGGCAGCGGCAAGACCACCTTGCTGCGCGCCGTGGCCGGGCTGGAAAGCCCCAAGAGCGGCACCATCGACATCGGCGAGCGCCGCGTGTACGACGGCGCGCGCAATTTCGAGATGGCGGCCGAGCACCGCAGCCTGGGGCTGGTGTTCCAGTCCTACGCGCTGTGGCCGCACAAGACCGTGTTCGATAACGTGGCTTACGGCCTGACCTTGCGCAAGATGGGCAAGAGCGAGATCGAGGCCAAGGTCAAGGAAGTGCTGGGTCAACTGGGGCTGGGCCACTTGGGCGAGCGTTATCCGCACCAGCTCTCCGGCGGCCAGCAGCAGCGGGTGGCGATTGCGCGCGCGCTGGTGTACAACCCGCCCGTGATTTTGCTCGACGAGCCGCTCTCGAACCTGGACGCCAAGCTGCGCGAGGAGGCGCGCGCCTTTTTGCGCGAGCTGATCGTGCGTCTTGGCCTGTCCGCGCTGATGGTCACGCACGACCAGGGCGAGGCGATGGCGATCTCGGACCGCATCCTGCTGCTTAATAACGGCAAGATCGAGCAGCAAGGTTCGCCGCAAAGCATGTACGAAACGCCGGACACGCTGTTTACCGCTGAATTCATGGGCAGTAACAACCGCCTTCCGGGCCAGGTGGTGGCCGGTAACGATGGCAAGGTGGCGCTGATGGTTGCCGGCGTGAGCATGCGGGGCACGGTGCGCGGTGCTGGCCTTCAGGGCGGCGGCGAGGCCACGCCGCTGATCCGGGTCGAGGATGTGAAGATCAGCGCGCAGCAGGTCGACAATGCGATCGAGATGCCGCTGTTGACCTGCATGTATCTGGGCGACCGGTGGGAGTGCCTGTTTTCGCGCGAAGGCCTGAGCCTGCGCGCGTATTCCAAGTACCGGCTGGAAGCGGGCAGCTACTGGCTGCATATGCCGCCCGCGAAGCTGTGGGTGTTCTGACGCCTACTGGATCCCGACCACGGATTCGGTCGTGCCGGGGTCGCGCTTCTTCACGAAGCGCACCACCGATTCAACGGTGACGATGTCGATCTGGCCGGCGATGCGGCGGCCCATCGGGTGGTCGTCAAAGGCCACGTTGGCGCGGAACACGCGCGCGCCGAGGCGCTTGACCGACGGTACCCAGATCGTGTTGGGCGTGTAGCCGGCCTGCTTGAGCCACGACTGGGCGGCGCCGCGATCGTCGATGGCGGTGTCGCTGGCGCTGGCGGCGTAGGTTTCGAGCACCCACTGGTTCGAGTTCTGGTACTTGGGCGAGAAGGGGAACGCCAGCATGTTGTAGTTCTCGCCGTGCAGGCGCGCCGGTGCCTGGGAGGCCAGCATGGCGACGATGCGCTTCTGGCTTTGCGCGCTCGGGATCACGATCTGGCTTTCGTAGGCGAACAAATCATCGAGGAAGAAGTTGGCCAGCCCCTGGTCGAACACTTTCGACTTCGCGGTGCCGCACTGGTTCAGCAGATGCACGACGGTCCAGCGTCCCTTGGGATGGTCGCGCCAGGTGTAGGCCATGTGCGAATAGCGCAAGTCGTACTTGGACAGGTCCTGGCCGACACGGGCGATCAGCGCGACCTCGGCCCCGGAGGCATCAAGGGCGGCGCTGGTGTTTTCGGCCAGCTTGACGGCCTTGACGAAGGCGGTGGCGTCCTGCGCGACTTCTTCGCAGGCGGTGCCGGCGTGCGCGAACTGCAGCGGCATGGCCAGCACCAGCAGCAGGAGGAAGCGTTGACCGATGCGCGTCATGCTTAGCCTTTCGAGCCGTTCTGCGAATGGTGCAACAGGCCCTTGCCCACTTCGGTCGGAATGAACGCGATCACCTTGCCGGCGGCGATGAGCACATGGCCGCTGGCGGTCGCGGTGACCGTGACGGCCTGGCCGACCAGTTTGGAGAGTCCTTTGGCGCCATCGCCACTCAATTTGACGGTGGCGGTGGAACCGTCGGCCACGTTCTTGAGCACCACCATGGTGCCGTCGGCGACGGTTTCAACGCTTTGCGCCACCACGCTGCCTCCCACGGCCACCACCAGCAAACTTCCCAGCACCACCGCACCCGACACGCCGCTCGGGGACTTCGACAGGTTCGATCCCATGTTGTGGGACTCGGCCATCGCGGCAGGATTGGCGCCGAACAGTGCACAAGCGATCGTGATAGCCGTCAGGGTGGTTTTCATGCTGTTTCTTTCAGTAAGTTGGCCGGGTTGGCAGAACACATCTTACGCAAGAATCAACTTTACTCAATGAATTGATAGTCCGTATCGCTTTTATTCTGAATAAGTATTAATATTTGCTACCAGAATTCCTAGGGATACAGAAATGCCGCACGCAATTACACTTGTCGACACCTTGAAGCGCCTCCTGAAGGGGCGGGGTATTACCTACGGCGACCTTGCCGGACGGATAGGCATGTCGGAGGCGAGCGTGAAGCGCATGTTTTCACAGAAAAATTTTACCTTGCAGCGGCTGGACGAGATCCTGACGGCCACGGGAATCGAGTTCGACGAACTCAGTGCGGCGCAGTCCGCGCCGACCCTGATTTCACACCTGACGCTGGCGCAGGAGCGCGAAATCATCGGCGACCCGCGGCTGCTGGTGGTGGCCGTGTCGGCCATGAACCACATCGGCTTCGACGATATCGTGCGCTTTTACGACATGACGGAAGCGGAAGTGACGAAGTACCTGCTGCGGCTGGACCGCATCGGCTTTCTGGAGCTGCTGCCGAATAACCGGGTCAAGCTGCTGATCGCGCGCACCTTCGGCTGGATTGCGAATGGGCCGATCCAGGGCTACTTCCGGCACGAGGCGGCGGCCGACTACCTGAACTCGCGCTTCGACGGCGAGGATGAAGTCATGCGGCTGGTGAACGTGATGCTGTCGAAGCAGTCCGGCGCCGCGTTGCTGGAGCGCCTGAAGCAGGTGGCCGCCGAATTCGCGCAGCAGCACCAGCACGAAACGCGCCTGCCGCTCGACCAGCGCCATGCGATCAGCTTCATCGTGGCCGCGCGGCCCTGGGTGCCGCAGGCATTCAAGGCCCTCTTGCGCCAGGGCTGATGGTACCCTGACGATGCAACTCCGACCTTTTTGCCACATCGAGACCTTGAGAGATCTATCAGCATGAGTCAAGCCAGCCAGTTTTCCCTCTTAAAGCAGCGCCGCTTCGCGCCGTTTTTCTGGACCCAGTTCCTCGGCGCGTTCAACGACAACGTCTTCAAGACCGCCTTGCTGGTGATTCTCACCTACGATGCCGCCAGCTGGACCAGCCTCGATCCGGCCGTCTTGAACAGCCTCATTCCCGGCTTGTTCATCCTGCCGTACGTGCTGTTTTCGGCCACCGCCGGACAGATCGCCGAAAAGGTCGAGAAGGGGCGCCTGGCGCGCTTCGTCAAGATGCTCGAAATCGGCATCATGCTCGTTGCGGGCATCGGCTGGATGACCCACACCCTGTGGCTCCTGATCGCCTCCGTGGTCGGCATGGGCGTGCATTCGACCCTGTTCGGGCCAGTCAAATACGCCTACATGCCGCAGCATCTGAAATCGGAAGAACTGGTCGGCGGTAACGGCGTGGTCGAAATGGGTACGTTCGTCGGCATCCTGCTCGGGCAGATCCTGGGCGCGGCGCTGGTACTCAAATCCAACGGGCTGCTGCTGGTGGCCGGCGCCACCATGTTCTTCGCCGTGCTCGGCCTGGTGGCCAGCTACCGCATTCCGCTGTCGCCGGCGCCCGCGCCCGACCTGAAAATCAATCCGAATCCGTTCGCCGAGTCGGTGCGCAACATTGGCCACGCGCGCAAGAACCGCACCGTGTTCCTGTCCATGCTGGGCAACTCGTGGTTCTGGTTTTACGGCGCGATGATCCTGTCGCAGTTTCCGTTGTACGCCAAGGAGTACCTGCATGGCGACTACAGCGTGTTCGTGATGCTGCTGACCGTGTTCTCGGTCGGCGTGGGCGTGGGCTCGCTGCTGTGCGAGAAGCTGTCGGGCCACAAGGTGGAAATCGGCCTGGTGCCGTTTGGCTCGATCGGCCTGTCGCTGTTCGGCATCGACCTGTATTTCGCCAGCCTCGGTTACGTGCGCCCGCCGGTCGAAGTGGAGATGATGGGCATGCTGGCGCAGGCGGGCGTAACGCGCGTGCTGTTCGACATTGCCATGATCGGCGTGTTCGGCGGCCTGTTCATCGTGCCGCTGTTCGCGCTGATCCAGACCCGCTGCGAACCGGCCCACCTGTCGCGCACCATCGGCGGCATGAATATCATGAACGCGCTGTTCATGATCGGGGCGGCCGGCGTGGCCATTGTGATGATCAAGATGGGCTTTTCGATTCCCGAAATGTTCCTCGCCACCGCGATCCTGAACGCCATCGTGGCGCTGTATATCTTCTCGCTGGTGCCGGAATTCCTGATGCGCTTCCTGGCGTGGATGCTGATTCATACCATCCACCGCGTGAAAACGGTGGACGTGGACCGCATTCCCGAAGAAGGCCCGGCGGTATTGGTGTGCAATCACGTCAGCTATGTCGATGCGATCGTGATCGGCGCGGCCAGCCCGCGTCCGATCCGCTTCGTGATGGACCATAAAATCTTCAAGATGCCGTTCATGGGCTGGCTGTTCCGCACGGCGCGCGCGATTCCGATCGCGCCGGCCAAGGAAGACCAGTTCCTGATGGAGAAGGCGTACATCGACATCGCGCAGGCACTGCACGAGGGCGACCTGGTTTGCATCTTCCCGGAAGGGCGCTTGACGTCGACCGGCGAATTGGGCGAGTTCCGCGGCGGGATTGCCAAGATCGTCGAACGCAGCAAGGTGCCGGTGATTCCGATGGCGCTGCGCGGTTTGTGGGGCAGCCTGCTCACGCGCGATCCTGGCAATCTGTTCGAGCGCACCTTCGCGCGCGGACCGCGTTCGCGCCTGGCGCTGGCGGTCGGCACGCCGGTCGCTCCGGAAGACGCCACGCCCGACTACCTGCACAAACAGGTGCTCGCCTTGCGGGGCGACTGGAAGTAAGCCAAACCGGCTTAAGGTGTCGGGTAAAGTGGTTATAATTGCAACCGTACGGCATTGTGCCGCTTCTCCCGTTTTTCAAAGGCCGCAGTATTCCATGAACAGTTTTTCGCCGCCGGTGCCATGAAAATCCGCGCCTATCTCGCGCTGATGGTTGCGGCGATCCTGATTCCGGTCATTCTGTTCTCGACGATTTCGCTGAACATGCTGCTCAAGTCCGAGCGCGAGGCGGCGCTCAAGGGCGTGCGCGAGACGGCCCGCATCTCGCTGGTGAGCATCGACCGTGAACTGACCAACACCCAGAGCGCGGTGCGCATGCTGGCCATTTCGCCGCACCTGGCGCGCGGCGACCTGGCGGGTTTTTATGAGCAGGCGCGCTTCGCCGACAAGGTGGGCGCCACCTGGACCGCGCTGATCGACGAGCGCGGGCAGCAGCTGATTAATACCGCGGTGCCGTTCGGCGCGCCCTTGCCGGGCCCGGACGCGGCCCAGCGCGTGGCCCAGGTGCTCGATGCGGGCACGCCGCAAATTTCCAATCTCATTCGCGGCGTCGTCACCCAGGCCTTGCTGGTGGTGGTGGATGTGCCGGTAACCACGCCCGACGGCATGCGCTACGTGATCGCGCAGGGTTTCAAGATCGAACATTTCAACGGTGTGCTGACCCAGGTGAACGCGCCGCCGACCTGGCTGGCCGGCGTGTACGACCGCAACGGCATGACCATCGCCCAGACCTATGGCGGTGGCGGCACCGGGCGCGGCGACACCCGACCCGACCTGCGCGAAGCGATCCGCAATAAAACCATTGGCGTGATTCGCAACGCCAGCGATGACAACCTGAAGCTGTACACGGTACTGGAACGCTCGGCGCTGTCCGGATGGACGGTAGCCGTTGGCGTGCCGGAAGCTGAAATCGAATCGGCGGCGCGGCGCGCACTGATGGTATGGATCGTGGGACTGGTGGCGGCGGTGTGCTGCGCCGCGCTGGCGGCCGTGTTCTTTGCGCGCCGGCTGTCGCGCTCCATCGGCCAGGTGGCGCGGTCGGCGCAAGCGTTGGGCGGCAGCGGGGACCCGGTCCACTCCGACGTGTCGGGCGTGGCCGAGGTGGACGAGGTGCTGGCCGCGATTGGCGCGGCTGCGGCGGTGGTGAACCAGGAAAAGCAGTCGCGCCTTGCTGCCGAAACCGAGCGCGAAATCCTGTTCGAGCGCGAACACGAAGCGCGCACCACGGCCGAACAGCAGAACCGGGCCAAGGATGAATTTTTGGCGATGCTGGGGCATGAGCTGCGCAATCCGCTGGCGGCGATCGTCAACGCGACCAGCGTGATGGCTCATCCCGCCATGCCGGCAGCGGCCAGCGAACGCGCGCGCGAGATCATCACGCGCCAGAGCGGGCACCTGACGCGCATCGTCGACGATCTGCTCGACATGGGGCGGGTTCACTCGGGGAAGATTTTGCTGGAGCGGCACGCGCTGCGGCTGGACCAGGTGATCGACAACTACATGGCCACCCTGCGCGCGTCGCAGCGCTCGGCGCGCCACGAATTGCGCGTCGATGTCGCGCCGGTCTGGGTCGATGGCGACCCGACCCGGCTTGAGCAGATCGTCTCGAACCTGCTCGACAACGCGCTCAAATACACGCCGGCCGGCGGCACGATTTCGGTCAGCGTAAGGAGCGAAGGGGAGGACGCGGTGCTGTGCGTGTCCGATTCGGGTATCGGGATTGCGCCGGAACTGATGCCGTATGTGTTCGATCTGTTCGTGCAGGGCGCACGCCCGCTCGACCGGGCGCAGGGCGGCCTGGGTGTGGGGCTTGCGCTGGTGCGCCAGTTGGCGCTGATGCACGGGGGCATGGTGGACGTGCGCAGCGCGGGCACGGGGCTGGGCAGCAGTTTCGAGCTGCACCTGCCGCGCGTGCAGCCGCCGCAGTCCGAGGTGAGCGTGCCGGCGCTCACGCCGTCCTCGCGCCAGCGCGTGCTGCTGATCGAAGATAACGAGGACGGGCGCGAGATGATGGCCATGATGCTCGAAGCGCAGCAGTACCGCGTCGATACGGCCATCGACGGTTTCGACGGCCTGCGCCAGGCTGGCGCGGCGTGCCCGGATATTGCGCTGGTCGATATCGGCCTGCCGGGCATCGATGGCTACGAGGTCGCGCGCCGCATGCGCGCCGACCCGGCCACGAGCAAGGTGCGCCTGATCGCGCTGACCGGGTATGGGCAGGACAGCGACCGCGAACGCGCGCTCGCCGCCGGTTTCGACGCGCATCTGGTCAAGCCGGTGGACATGGCGCGATTGATGGAAGCGCTGGAAAGCGCACCTGCGGCGGCCCCGCGCTTCGCGGGAACGGCCAGCTAGCTTGTCAGGCGCGAGCCCTGGGCGATGGCCAGGCGGCCGTCGGCGAGGCGCTTGATTTCGTCGAAGTTGACCGGTTTGATCAGGTGATGGTCGAAACCGGCGTCGAGGGTGCGCTGGCGCGCGTCGCTCTGGCCCCAGCCGGTCAGCGCGATCATCAGCACCGACTGCGAGCCGGGCTTGAGGCGGATGCGGCGCGCGGCCTCGTAGCCGTCCATGCTCGGCATGCCGAGGTCCATCACGATCATGTCGGGCATGTCCTGTTCCACCGCCTGCACCGCTTCATAGCCGTCGTAGGCGGTGGCAACGTTACAGTTTTCCATTTCAAACAGCGCCTGCAGCGAGTCCGCGGCATCGCGGTTATCGTCCACCACCAGCACCCTGGGGCGCTGGTCGCTTGAACCGATGATGTCCGCCACGCTCGCCGCGACGGCGGGCCGCGCTTCGGTCACGACCGGCAGCGTGACCACGAATTCGCTGCCCTTGCCCAGGCCTTCGCTGGTCGCCTGCACGCTACCGCCATGCATCTCGGCGAACTGGCGCGACAGGCTCAAGCCGATACCGAGGCCGCTGGCGATCTGGCCGGACAGCGGCCGGCTTTGCTCGAACATCGCGAAGATGCGGCCGATGGCGGCTGGTTCGAGGCCGATGCCGGTGTCCTTGACGTAGATTTTCAGGGCGCCGAATTCGACCAGCGCGCGCACGCTGATGTAGCCTTCGAACGGCGTGAACTTGACCGCGTTCGAGACGATGTTGGCAACGATCTGCACCACGCGCGCGTAGTCGGCATACAGCACGACCGGGTCGGGCGGGATGGCGACATCGATCTTGATATGCTTGGCCGCCGCCGCTGCCGAACACAGTTCGGTGACGTGCTCCATCACTTGCGCGAAGGTCGTGTAGTCGCGCTGCAGTTCGATCTTGCCGCTGTTGATGCGGGCGACGTCGAGCAGGTCGTCGACGAGGCGGGTCAGGTGCGTCACCTGGCGCTCGATCACGTCGCTGACCTTCTTGACGGGCGCCTGGTCGGGATACAGGTGATTGAGGACGCTCATCGAGGTGCGGATCGGCGCGAGCGGGTTACGCAGTTCGTGACCGAGGCTGGCCAGGAATTCGTCCTTGCGGCGGTCGGTTTCGCGCACCTGGTACTGCTTTTCTCGGGCGCGCAGCACCGATTGCAGGGAGGTGATGAGGGTCAGGGTGCGGACCGGGCGCTCGAGCAAGGTGACGTTGCCGAGGGTGTTGATGGCCTGGCGCACGCTGAGGGAATCGGGGCCGCGGTGCGTCAGCAGCACGATCGGCAGGTCCGACCAGTTGGGCTGGCGCTGGACGAATTCGCCGAGCGCTTTCAGACCGCCGTTGGACAGCGCTTCTTCGACCGTGAGCACGGCGCCGACGCCGATCAGCAGCTCTTCGGAGAGCTTCTGCGCGGTTTCGGCGACCAGGTTATCGACTTGCGCCAGCGTGAGCATCTTCGATGCCAGCACCGCGTCTTGGCCGGTCGGGGCGTAGATCAGGACTCGCTTTTCCATGGCTGTTATCGCTTATCCGTTTTCGTCGTCGAACAGCACGTGGCAGTCGCTGTCGTCGAAGGTGGGAATCCCGGTCAGGATGCCGTGGAAGTTGGTCAGCACGTCGCCTACCTGAATGCCCTTGGCGCTCATCGTGAACAGGCGGATGGTGCGCTCATGCAGGCCGACCCGCTTCTTGAAGACGGAGATAGCCTGGCGCACCTTTCCGCGCGCCTCGAAGTAGCGCAGCATGATGACGCTGTCGGCGATGTAGCTGGCGTCGACCGTGGTGGTCATGTTGGAGCCGATGACGCCGGGCTGCACGCCGACCAAAATGGTGACCACGCCGCGCTGGCCCAGGTAGGTAAGCAGTTCGTGCATATGGGTGGCCAGGAAGCGCTCGTCGGGCATGGCCTTGAGGTAGCCATTGAGGCTGTCGATGACGATCACGCGCGCGCCGCCGGCTTCGGCATCGGTCACGGACTGCATGAATTCGCCGGGTGCCATTTCGGCCGGGTCGATCTGCTTGATGATCAGCAGGCCACTATCGATCGCGCCCTGGAGGTCGATACCGAGACCGGTGGAGCGCAGCAGCAGGTTGTTGGCCGCTTCCTCGAACAGGAACATGGCCGCTTTCTGGCCGCGCTGGGTGGCCGCGTACACGTACTGCGCGCACAGCGAGGATTTGCCGGTGCCCGGTGGGCCGGAGAGCAGGGTGCTGGTGCCTTCATCGAGGCCGCCGCCGGTCAGGGTGTCGAGTTGCGCGATGCCGCTCGAGAGCTGTTTGCGTTCGGTGTGCACGCGCGTGTGGGCGGCGATCAGGCGCGGGAACACCACCAGGCCGCCGGTGACGATCTTGTAGTCGTGCGAGCCGCCGCGAAAGGCGATGCCGCGGTATTTGACGATGCGCACGCGGCGCCGTTCGGAGCCGTAGTCCTGGTTGATCAGTTCGAGCGTGATGACGCCGTGCGCCACGCTGCGCACCTGCAGGTCGCCCGAGAGGGCGGTGCGGTCGTCGAGGAACAGGGTGGTGCAGCCTTTGCCGGACAGGTACTGCTTGAGCGCGAGCACCTGGCGCCGGTAGCGCAGCGGGCTTTCGGCCAGCAGCTGCAGCTCGGACAGCGAATCGAGGACCACGCGGGTCGGCTTGTACTTTTCGATCGTGTCGAGAATGCGCTGGGTGGTCATGCCCATCTCGATTTCGGACGGGTGGAAAATGGTGAACTGGTGGTCGGGGTGGAGGATGTTTTCGTTGGGGATGATGTCCTCGACGTGGATGCCGTCCATCGACCAGCCGTGCGACTGCGCCACCGCCTTGAGTTCGACCCGGGTTTCGGCCAGGGTGATGTAGATGACCGATTCGCCGCGGCGTACGCCTTCGTACAGGAACTGGAGGGCGAGCGTGGTCTTGCCTGTGCCGGGCTCGCCTTCAATCAGGAACAGGCGGTCACTGGTGAGGCCGCCACCAAGGATGGTGTCCAGTCCCGGTACGCCGGTTGAAAGAAAGCGGCTGGTGTCGCTGTTCTGTTTTTCCATGGAGGGATTCTCCGTTTTTCTCATCGTAAATTTTGATAATTGCAACACTGTATGATAAATAGTACATGAATGCGATCCGGGTGGTAGTTCTGTACGGAAGCAAAACCGTTAGCTGAATTGCAGAGTGGCAACGAGGGTTTTGATGGGCGGTTTGAGCTGGCGCAAAGCGGTACGTGGCGGCGGGTGACGCATGCGATTTTGTGTGCCAAAAACGTAAGATGCTCTGATATAATTCGCAGCTCGTCGGGGCGTAGCGCAGCCTGGTAGCGTACTTGCATGGGGTGCAAGGGGTCGAGTGTTCGAATCACTCCGTCCCGACCAATATAATCAAAGACTTAGCGGAAGCCGGCACATGCCGGCTTTTTGTTTTTCTGCTCCGTGCCTTACCGGTGCCCTAAATCCTAGCCGTGCCTTAGTAGGTGGCTTTCGCCAAGATAGGACTATTGCGCTTACCTAATCGAAGTTCTTGCTCAGCTGACTAGCCGTGGCCCGCTACCTACGGTGGCCTTACTTGCAGGGCGGCATCGTCCTCATCTGGCTCGTCGTCATAGCTGCGGTCATCGGGGTCGAGCACCCACAGCGGAACTGTCAGCATAGCGATATCGCCGGCGCGCAGGAATGCGCTCTCCCCATCTTCGTCGACGAAGTGCAGACGCTGGTGCTGGTGAACGCCGCCGAATGTTAGAACAAAGAAAATTCTATTGAAGTAACTTCTTTCGTTCTCAATATCCGGGTTGGCCTCGGACTCGGCCCCGAACGAGAGTGGGGTGCTGTCAGTCGAAACGAAAACCTGCACCCTTTGCTCGTGTCCTGACACCGCTGACGGGCAGCGCGGCGATCACGCAACGCGCGGGCCGGTGATGACACGCAGAAGATGCCAATAGCCTCCCTTCGGTACCCCTTGTAGGCTTCGCGACGTGCTTGGTGCCGCCGGTGCCAGCCATCCAAGGAGACCTGTTTGAGTTCGATCCCCGCTACCCCCAAGCGCGATCGCTGGGCGCACTTGCGCTTCTCGATCGTCGGTCCGCTGCTGGCGGCGCCGCCGCAGCCGGGCCAGTTATACGGTGCCATCCGCGACCTGGCGGCCAAGACCTGGCGTAACCCCATGTCCGGAACCGATGTGCGATTTGCCACCGCGACCATTGAGCGCTGGTTCTACGCCGCGCGCCCAACTCCGTCAGTTGCCGATACAGGCCATATCCGCACGGTCCCGCCTCGTAGCACAACGAAAGCGCGGCGTCGCCCTTGCGCAGTTGACGCACCAGCTTGGTTATCGCTTCCGCCGTATTGGCGATCTCGCCGAGGTAGCGCACCTCGCCGCCACCCGCCTCGGCGACTGACACTGCGATCGTCGCTTTGTGCACATCCATCCCGACAAACTTGGTAAACTGGTTCATGACCTGCCTCCTCAATTGCGGCTATGTGCTGCCGTACTCCCAACGAAATGGCAGTAGAACAGGGGCGGGGCTTGGCTTAACGATTTCCATGCAGAGCATCAGGGCTAACGATGGAATCCGCGTTTCATCGTCACCCACCTGACTGGGGGGCCAAGGCATTGTACGAAAGTTCACTGCATCTTGTAACAATGTGCTATGCCCCCAAGTTTCAAGAGTAGGATAGTCCGACGGTAAGCCCATAGGGCCTCTTTCCGGACATCTGACAATGGAAAAGCTGGCCATGGAAGATTTTGCTTTTGTTTCACCGCTCACCCCGCGCTCAACAGGCGATCCCCGCGTTGCGCCGGTCGATACGGTCGCGCTACCCGAACTTCAGACTTTTCTGGAGTGCGTAACGATCGCTTATGGGGTAACGGCGGCCTGGGTCGCCTTTTCTGACGGAACGCCACCCTGTTTCGCTGCGCCTTTAGATACTGCCACAGTTGCTGTGCTGACGAGCGACGTGGCGTTGCTTTCCCATGCGTGCAGCAGTGAATCACAACTAGTCGTTGCCGATGTCACGTACGATCCGCGTTTTCCGGCCGCTGCTTGGGCCACTGCATCAATCGGAATACGTTTTTTCGCTAGCACGCCGATATTGCTGGAACATGGAAAGCGCGTGGGGACGCTGTGTGTTGCTGCCCCATTGCCGCGCTCTCTTGACGCTGCCGAGACCGGCAAGCTTGGGGCGCTGGCGGCAACAGTGGCAAGAATAATAGAGGGGGCACGCACGAAGCATCGGGACGATGCCGTGCAGACTGAACTGCACCGCACGAAAGCGCTTCTGGACCGCACCGGAACAATGGCCGGGGTAGGGGGATGGGAAGTCGATTTGGTGGCAAATACGATTTTTTGGTCCGATGAAACATGCCGCATCCACGGGGTTCCGACTGGATATCTACCGAAGATGAGCGAAGCAATCGGGTTTTACCAGCCGCATGTTCGCCCTGTCATAGAAGGGGCCATCGCCCTGGCTACTGCGACAGGCGAGCGTTGGGACCTTACGCTGCCGTTTGTTCAAAAGAATGGCACGCAAATCTGGGTCCGTGCAGTAGGAACTGCCGAGTTTGATGTGGGCAAACCTGTACGCCTAGTTGGAGCATTTCAAGATATTACTGAACGACATCTCGCAGAGGTAGCGCTTACGATCAGTGAGTCGCAATTTCGTGCGTCCTTCGAGGCGGCTTCGCATGGCATCGCGCTGGTATCGACCACCGGAAAATTTTTGAAGGTCAATCAGTCACTCTGCAACATGTATGGCTACAACGAAGCGGAACTACTCGACATTGACTTTCAAACGCTC of the Massilia violaceinigra genome contains:
- a CDS encoding helix-turn-helix domain-containing protein; translation: MPHAITLVDTLKRLLKGRGITYGDLAGRIGMSEASVKRMFSQKNFTLQRLDEILTATGIEFDELSAAQSAPTLISHLTLAQEREIIGDPRLLVVAVSAMNHIGFDDIVRFYDMTEAEVTKYLLRLDRIGFLELLPNNRVKLLIARTFGWIANGPIQGYFRHEAAADYLNSRFDGEDEVMRLVNVMLSKQSGAALLERLKQVAAEFAQQHQHETRLPLDQRHAISFIVAARPWVPQAFKALLRQG
- a CDS encoding MFS transporter codes for the protein MSQASQFSLLKQRRFAPFFWTQFLGAFNDNVFKTALLVILTYDAASWTSLDPAVLNSLIPGLFILPYVLFSATAGQIAEKVEKGRLARFVKMLEIGIMLVAGIGWMTHTLWLLIASVVGMGVHSTLFGPVKYAYMPQHLKSEELVGGNGVVEMGTFVGILLGQILGAALVLKSNGLLLVAGATMFFAVLGLVASYRIPLSPAPAPDLKINPNPFAESVRNIGHARKNRTVFLSMLGNSWFWFYGAMILSQFPLYAKEYLHGDYSVFVMLLTVFSVGVGVGSLLCEKLSGHKVEIGLVPFGSIGLSLFGIDLYFASLGYVRPPVEVEMMGMLAQAGVTRVLFDIAMIGVFGGLFIVPLFALIQTRCEPAHLSRTIGGMNIMNALFMIGAAGVAIVMIKMGFSIPEMFLATAILNAIVALYIFSLVPEFLMRFLAWMLIHTIHRVKTVDVDRIPEEGPAVLVCNHVSYVDAIVIGAASPRPIRFVMDHKIFKMPFMGWLFRTARAIPIAPAKEDQFLMEKAYIDIAQALHEGDLVCIFPEGRLTSTGELGEFRGGIAKIVERSKVPVIPMALRGLWGSLLTRDPGNLFERTFARGPRSRLALAVGTPVAPEDATPDYLHKQVLALRGDWK
- a CDS encoding ABC transporter ATP-binding protein, yielding MNELTVNDLHLDYGTGAHANQILKGVSMHLQRGEVVALLGPSGSGKTTLLRAVAGLESPKSGTIDIGERRVYDGARNFEMAAEHRSLGLVFQSYALWPHKTVFDNVAYGLTLRKMGKSEIEAKVKEVLGQLGLGHLGERYPHQLSGGQQQRVAIARALVYNPPVILLDEPLSNLDAKLREEARAFLRELIVRLGLSALMVTHDQGEAMAISDRILLLNNGKIEQQGSPQSMYETPDTLFTAEFMGSNNRLPGQVVAGNDGKVALMVAGVSMRGTVRGAGLQGGGEATPLIRVEDVKISAQQVDNAIEMPLLTCMYLGDRWECLFSREGLSLRAYSKYRLEAGSYWLHMPPAKLWVF
- a CDS encoding DUF2145 domain-containing protein; the protein is MTRIGQRFLLLLVLAMPLQFAHAGTACEEVAQDATAFVKAVKLAENTSAALDASGAEVALIARVGQDLSKYDLRYSHMAYTWRDHPKGRWTVVHLLNQCGTAKSKVFDQGLANFFLDDLFAYESQIVIPSAQSQKRIVAMLASQAPARLHGENYNMLAFPFSPKYQNSNQWVLETYAASASDTAIDDRGAAQSWLKQAGYTPNTIWVPSVKRLGARVFRANVAFDDHPMGRRIAGQIDIVTVESVVRFVKKRDPGTTESVVGIQ
- a CDS encoding hybrid sensor histidine kinase/response regulator — its product is MKIRAYLALMVAAILIPVILFSTISLNMLLKSEREAALKGVRETARISLVSIDRELTNTQSAVRMLAISPHLARGDLAGFYEQARFADKVGATWTALIDERGQQLINTAVPFGAPLPGPDAAQRVAQVLDAGTPQISNLIRGVVTQALLVVVDVPVTTPDGMRYVIAQGFKIEHFNGVLTQVNAPPTWLAGVYDRNGMTIAQTYGGGGTGRGDTRPDLREAIRNKTIGVIRNASDDNLKLYTVLERSALSGWTVAVGVPEAEIESAARRALMVWIVGLVAAVCCAALAAVFFARRLSRSIGQVARSAQALGGSGDPVHSDVSGVAEVDEVLAAIGAAAAVVNQEKQSRLAAETEREILFEREHEARTTAEQQNRAKDEFLAMLGHELRNPLAAIVNATSVMAHPAMPAAASERAREIITRQSGHLTRIVDDLLDMGRVHSGKILLERHALRLDQVIDNYMATLRASQRSARHELRVDVAPVWVDGDPTRLEQIVSNLLDNALKYTPAGGTISVSVRSEGEDAVLCVSDSGIGIAPELMPYVFDLFVQGARPLDRAQGGLGVGLALVRQLALMHGGMVDVRSAGTGLGSSFELHLPRVQPPQSEVSVPALTPSSRQRVLLIEDNEDGREMMAMMLEAQQYRVDTAIDGFDGLRQAGAACPDIALVDIGLPGIDGYEVARRMRADPATSKVRLIALTGYGQDSDRERALAAGFDAHLVKPVDMARLMEALESAPAAAPRFAGTAS